One part of the Solanum dulcamara chromosome 8, daSolDulc1.2, whole genome shotgun sequence genome encodes these proteins:
- the LOC129899346 gene encoding L-ascorbate peroxidase 1, cytosolic, whose protein sequence is MRKSYPTVSEEYLKAVDKCKRKLRALIAEKNCAPIMLRLAWHSAGTYDVCSKTGGPFGTMRFKAEQAHGANNGIDIALRLLEPIREQFPTLSYADFHQLAGVVAVEVTGGPDVPFHPGREDKPEPPVEGRLPDATKGCDHLRDVFVKQMGLSDKDIVALSGAHTLGRCHKERSGFEGPWTANPLIFDNSYFKELLSGEKEGLLQLPSDKALLSDPAFRPLVEKYAADEDAFFADYAEAHLKLSELGFADA, encoded by the exons ATGCGTAAGTCCTATCCCACCGTGAGCGAGGAGTACCTCAAGGCTGTTGACAAATGTAAAAGGAAACTCAGAGCACTCATTGCTGAGAAGAATTGTGCTCCTATTATGCTCCGTCTTGC ATGGCACTCTGCTGGTACCTATGACGTGTGTTCCAAAACTGGAGGTCCTTTTGGTACCATGAGGTTCAAAGCTGAGCAAGCACATGGTGCAAACAATGGTATTGACATTGCTCTCAGACTCTTGGAACCCATTAGGGAGCAGTTTCCCACCCTCTCCTATGCTGATTTCCATCAA TTGGCTGGTGTTGTTGCTGTTGAAGTTACTGGAGGACCTGATGTTCCCTTTCACCCTGGCAGAGAG GACAAGCCAGAACCACCTGTTGAAGGTCGCTTGCCTGATGCCACCAAGG GCTGTGACCACTTGAGGGATGTGTTTGTGAAACAAATGGGTCTTTCTGACAAGGATATTGTTGCACTTTCTGGTGCCCATACCTTG GGAAGGTGCCACAAGGAGCGTTCTGGTTTTGAGGGACCTTGGACCGCCAATCCCCTTATCTTTGACAACTCATATTTTAA GGAGCTTTTGAGTGGGGAAAAAGAAGGGCTCTTACAGTTGCCATCAGACAAGGCTCTCCTCTCTGATCCTGCTTTCCGTCCCCTTGTTGAGAAATATGCTGCG GATGAAGATGCCTTCTTTGCTGACTATGCTGAGGCTCATTTAAAGCTCTCTGAATTGGG ATTTGCTGATGCTTAA